The Rubripirellula reticaptiva DNA window GGTTTCATTGGCTGCCGCGCTGATGGATCGTCTATCCTCGGCATCGGGAAAGCTGATTCGTTCGGAACAAAAAGCAAAACTGCACGAACTACTTGAGCAAATGGATCCGGATGACCGCGAGATCATCGCGCTGCGAATCTTCGAAGGCGTCACCAATGGTGAAGCAGCCGAGATTCTGAAGCTGACCAAACAGACAACCAGCAAACGGTTCGTCCGAGCGATTGAACGATTGAGAAGTAAGATGCAGGATATTCCTGGGCTGACGCAGTGGTTTAGCAAGAGTTAGGAAACGCCGATGAATCGTGAATCGAATCTGTCGCATGACTTGGATCTCTTGGTGGACGAAATCGCCGAAGAATTTCTAGTCGCCGTGCGGGCAGGAGAGCGAACGAGCGTTGATGTGTTTGTGAGTTCGCATCCGAAAGTGCTCGCAAACCCTGCGCTCGGCCAACCGCTGCGACAAATGCTCGAAACGCTCAATGCCGTGCATGGCCTAGGCGGCGAATCGCTTCCCGCTGACGCTGCGGCTACCAAAGCTGTTATTCAGCAACCAGCCGATTGGCCGAAGTTCGACGACTACCAATTGCTTCGTGTCGCCGGACGTGGCGGGATGGGCGTCGTCTACGAAGCGACGCAATTATCGTTGTCGCGAAGAGTCGCGCTCAAGGTGTTGCCCGATCACACGCTTAACAACCCTAGCGCGGTGGCACGATTCCAACAGGAGGCTCGATCGGCAGCACAGCTTCACCATACCAACATCGTGCCTGTGTTTGAGATAGGCAACGATGGCGGGCATTGTTTCTATGCGATGCAATTCATCGAAGGCTATTCGTTGGACGAGGTGATTAGCCAAGTGCGTGAGCGAGGCGAAATTGACACAGCAAAATTGCCAGAGGTTTCAACGAAGGAAATGCTGGGTGGATCGACGACCGAGTCCGAAGGGACGGCTCCCAATAGCAAATCAGCTTCGTTGGACTTTTTGGTTTCGACCATTTGTTCGGACATGCCGTTCGATGCACAGCAGACGCCAAACATCTCCGGCAAGATCGACACGGTCGTTCGTCGCCCCGGTAGTTCCTCTTTTTCGGTTTCCCAACATTCCAAACCGTACTATCGAAACGTTGCGCACATTGGACGCCAGATTGCCGATGGATTGCAGCACGCGCACGAGCGAGGCGTCATTCACCGCGACATCAAACCGGCCAACGTCGTCTTGGACGCCGAAGGTGTCGCATGGATCACCGACTTCGGACTCGCGAAAACCGATGACAGCGATCTGACTCGCGACGGAGATGTCGTAGGAACCCTGCGTTACATGTCACCGGAACGTTTCGCGGGAACCTGCGGTGAATGCAGTGACATCTATTCATTGGGTGTCACGCTTTACGAAATGTTATCGCTTCAGTCTCCCTTCGCGGCCCACGATCGCATCAGCTTGATCGCCGCGATCCGCGACACGCAGCCGCCTCTGCTGCGTTCGATCAACCATCGCGTCCCGAGCGATCTGCAAACCATCGTCGAAAAAGCGATGGAAAAAGATCCGCGACGTCGTTACCAAACGGCCGTCGCGATGTCGGACGATTTGGATCGCTTTCTGGATGGTCGCCCGATCCGCGCTCGGCGCGTCGGATCGGTCGAGCGGCTATGGCTGTGGTCCAAAAACAATGTGGCGTTGGCAGCCGCGATCGCAGCAATCGCAGCGGTTCTTGTGGTGGGAAGCGCGGTGAGCACTTGGCAGGCGGTGCGGGCGACGAAAGCGGAAAAACTGGCGACGGTTGAAGCGGCTCGTGCGACGCAGGCGGAGCAAGTACAAGCGACGCTGCGAGAAAAATCGGAGGCGAACGAGCAGACGGCCATTGCGCAAGCAGACCGTGCAACGAAAGCCGAAGCGATCGCTGTGCAGGAGAAAGAAGCGACGCGGCAGGCGCTCGCGAAGTCGCAACTCGACCTCGCCGAAAAGGAATTTGAACGCGGCAAGTTTATCGAGGCGCAGAAGATTCTCGACGAGACTCCGGAGAGCTTTCGAGATTCGAACTGGCGATTCCAACAGTCGCACTCGCGCGACTTTAACGCGCAGCTTTCCATCCCCGCCGTAGGCCTCGCGTATCAAATGCAGTTGCTGCCCCGAGGGGATCGTTTCGCAGCCAGTTTCGCCTATAACCGCATCGGAATCTTTTCAGTCTCGGGTCAGCAAGTCGGCGACTGGATTCCGACAACCTCGCCACGTGTCAGGTTCGGCATCGATCGCGCCGGCAACCGCCTGGCGTTCGCGAGGTCGCCAAACGAGGTCGTGATGACGGATCTCGCGACCGGGCTGGACCTTCATAAGTGGAAATTGAACATTGGAAAAATCGGGCACGTGATGCTGAGCCCCGATGGCAATATTGTGTTGGCGGCAGGCGGAACAAAACTCACGGCCTATTCCACTCAGACGGACTCGCCTCTCTGGACGCAGCCTTACAAGGGCGTTGCGCCCGCTTTCAGCCCCGATGGACGAACCGTGGCACATCTCGTCGCCAATACTGATTTGGATTTAAAGATTGAACTCCTGGATACGCTGACGGGAGCCGTGCGTGGAACGCTCGAAACGACGGCGGACAATCCCGAAAAGACGACCCTTCAATTCGACCAGACCGGCGACCGGCTGGCGTGTCTCGGCGGTGACGAAGTGATCCTTTGGAACACGCAGACGGGCAAGAAAATCCGAGGGCTACATTTCCCAGGCGAGACGGTGAAATGGCTAAGTCCTGATGGGGATTCGGTCGCGACTCTCAGCGGTGCTCGCATCCGTCTGTGGGAATCAACAACCGGACGATTGCTAAGGTCTTTCAATGGTGCCGTTGCTGAAATTCGGGAATTCTTCTTTAGTCCCGATGGCAAGATGCTGCTGTCATCGCAAGTGTTATCGAATGATGCCGAGGTGAATATTTGGCCGACCCGGCTCGAAGAAGGGATCGCCTCTGTGCAACTCATTCCGAATGAGTCGAAGTGCCGCTCCATCATTTTCGATCACGATGCGTCCAATTTTTATGCAAGTGCTGACCGATCTGCCGGAGCTTGGCAAACGCGAGGCGACTCGCAGACTTGGGACTTCACGACAACCCGCGAAATCCAAGACCTCGCGGTTCATCCGGTTGACGGATCCATCGTCCTGTCCGAGTGGACCAAGAAAACGTTCACCCATCTGTCGCCGACCGGAGAATCGCTGGAGTCGTTTGGATTCAACCACGGCGCGAGCCTGAGGTTCAACCGCAATGGCGACCGGCTGCTTGTCGTGCAGGGCGCTTTTCATGATTCGAAAGGCGGCTGGTCATTTGCCGTTTTGGAATATCCGTCAGGCAACATCCTGCAGGACATTTTGTTCACGAAGTTTTCGAATGAGATCGAGCCCCACCAGCCGTTCTCCGCATTCTGTCTCGAGGATTCCGCCGTCGCCACGGCTGCCCGCGTCGGTGGGATTGACGTGTGGGATTGGCAGGCGGGCAAGCTGATTCGTCAGATCGATGCCGCGCAGACCGGGAGCATCCGTTGCCTCGCATCCAGCACCGACGGCGGACGCCTAGCCAGCGGCGGACCGGACCGCTGGATCCGTGTCTGGGATGCGGCGACGGGCCAGCTGCAAACTGCCTTCCGCGCGCACTGGGAGGGCGTGAGCTGTTTGAAGTTCAGTCCCGATGGTCGCGAAATTCTAAGCGGCAGCGATCTTGGTACCGTGCGTATTCACGATGCGGCCAGTGGAGAAGAAAGGCTTTCCTTGTACGGCCTCACAACGCCAGTCATCGACGTGGACTTCAGTCCCGATGGCAAGCTTATCGCCGCGATCACAATGGATGCAGTAACGAAAGTATGGGATCGTGAGCTTTCGATCCGACACGCGAGACTGCCCTGGAAACCGAAAGTGAACGGGCCGTTGGTAGCCATCGACGCGGACGGCTGGCAAGAACTTCTCGCACCTCTTGATCCGTTCGAGGTTGCAACGAGCGGTACCCTGTGGAAGCTTGAAGACAGCAAACTTTTCAGTCCGGTGGCGCAGTACGCGGCGATACAAATGCCCGCTAACTTGTCTGGCACGAGTTATCAAGTCCGTGTCGTGCTGCGGCAACGCGATGCAAAGAGTGTCTTCCACGTCGTCCTTCCGGTTGCAGATCGGATGTGTGGATTCGAATTGGAAGGCCGTCCCGGCATCGGCATTTGGAGCGGCCTGATCCAAGTCAAAGGCCAGTTTGGTAATCGTTTGCCAGGCGCTGTTGAAGGCAAACAGGTGACGGACGCCCAGGAGCACGAGCTCGAGGTGACCGTGAGACTCGACGACGCAAACGCCATCATCACCGCCACGCTTGACGCCCGACCGCTGTACCGCTGGAAGGGGCCCCAAACGGATCTCAGCCAGCACAAGAGCTGGGCCATGACCGATCCTGGATTCCTCGCTCTCGGTTCTTGCCGTTCTCTCGCAAACGAATGGGTGGTTTCAAAAGTGAAAGTGAAGCGTCTGGATCCAGCGGCGGCGATCAGGGTGGGCGCAGAAATCGACGGTGCCTGGACTACGGTTGTGGCAGAGGTTGATTCCCCACAACGTGGCGGCCGAAACGCAGATCAAGTGAACGCCGACGGTCCAACGCATCCGTCGCTTGCCCGGTTGGTGGAACAGTCGGCCAGTTCAGCCAATGATAGCCTACTGGCGATTCGAGTCGCCGCCTTGCAGGTTTGGTTCGGACTCGATGCCGACTATTCGGTCACCCGTCAACGGATGCTGAATCTGGCAAGCGATACCACCGACGGTCAACTTGCTGAGCGCGTCGCCAAACTGAGCTGCATCCGCCCACTCTCTGACGCATCCCAGCGAGAAGCGGTTCTGGCTCTAGCCCATCAAGCTATGAAAACGGGCTTCAAATCAACGAAAATGCATTGGAATCGCCTGGCGCTCGGAATGGCCGAGTACCGAGGCGGTCTCTACACCGAGTCTGCCGCCACCCTGGCCGCTGTACCGAGCACCATGGGTGCCAACACATGGCTCGCAGATCTGATCAAGGACACCGCAAGCTTCTATCGTGCGATGAGCCTTTTCCAGGGAGGAAACGCGAAGGAGGCCGTTGCCCTCTTCACCGAAACGGAGGCAAGAATGACTCACCTACCCGCTGATGAGCGAAACCCGCTCGCCAACGACGCCAACGATGTTCATTTGGTCCACTGGCTGGCCTACAAGGAGGCGAAGGCATTACTGGCCGAAGCCAGCATCGATGAAGAACAGAATCCTTCAGAAGCCCCCGATGAACCATAACGCAGATGACGCAAATTGTGATGACGCAAACGATGACAACCCAAATTCGTTGGCGGACAGCGACGTTCTGATTGGCCAGATCGCCGAAGAGTTTCTGGCAGCTGGTCGCACCGGCGACCCGCCAAGCTTGAATGACTTCGTCGGCTCGCATCCCGCCGTGATTGCGAACCCAGCCATCGAAAAGTCGCTCCGGCGGATGCTGGAAACCATTCGGCTTCTGCATGGTCTCGGTGGCGAATCGTCCATGGATGAAAAACATGTTGAGTCGACGTCCTCGCCAGATGCCGGCTGGCCCGAAATCGAAGACTATCAGCTGCTTCGCGTCGCGGGCCGAGGCGGAATGGGCGTCGTCTACGAAGCGATTCAAGTGCCCTTGTCTCGCAAGGTGGCGCTCAAAGTCTTGCCCGCTCACACGACCGGTAATCCCAGCGCAGTGGCACGATTTCAACAGGAAGCTCGCGCGGCGGCCCAGCTTCACCATACCAACATTGTGCCGGTTTTCGAGGTCGGTGATGACGGCAAGCATTGCTACTATGCGATGCAATTTATCGAAGGCCATTCGCTTGACGCGGTGATCCGCCAGTTGCGCAAAATCCGTGATATCGATAGCTCCAAATCGCGTCACGGTTTGCCGGAGGAAGTGTCGGAAGGATTAGCGATCAACACCAACGCGATGGTGAACGATAATCACCTTTCCCTCGATGCGCAACTCGAGACAACTTGCTACACCACGTTGCTGGAAACACCCCAGACGCGACCAGTGCTTGACGGTGATGATACGGTCCCGATTGCCAGAGGCAGTTCGACGTTGACGGTGTCCGGGCATTCCAAACCGTTCTTTCGCAACGTCGCACGAATCGGACATCAAATTGCCGATGGACTCCAGCACGCTCACGAACGTGGTATCGTGCATCGCGACATTAAACCGTCCAATATCATCTTGGATCCCAAGGGCGTTGCCTGGATCACGGACTTCGGCCTTGCAAAGACCGATGATGTCGACCTGACACGCGACGGTGACGTCGTGGGAACACTGCGTTACATGTCACCGGAACGTTTTGGGGGAACCTGTGATGCGAGCAGCGATATCTATTCGCTCGGCGTGACGCTGTATGAGATGTTGGCGCTCCAATCACCGTTTGCCGCGTATGACCGTTTTAGTTTGTTATCGGCGATCCGGGACAAGCACCCGGCGCCGCTGCGATCGTTGAATCATCGCGTTCCGCGTGACCTGCAAACCATTATCGACAAGGCGATGGAAAAGGAACCACGTCGCCGCTATCGAACAGCCGCTGCGATGGCCAGCGACTTAGAACGTTTCCTCGACGGTCGGCCGATTCGTGCACGCCGTGTTGGTTCAGCAGAGCGGATGTGGCTATGGTCGAAGAATAACGTCGGCTTGGCGTCATCGATCGCCACGATCGTCGTTGTCCTCATCGTGGCTAGTTTGGTGAGTACCGTGCAGGCAGTTCGGTTGAGCGAAGCGAATATTAGGACAACCGCCGAAGCAGGCCGCGCAATGAGAGCCGAAGCAGTGGCAATCGACGAACGCGTCATGGCTCAGAGAGCGTTAGCCAAGTCGCAGCTTGAAGTCGCTGAAAAGGAATTCGAGCGAGGCAAGTTCATGGAGGCAAAAAAAATCGTTGACGACACCCCGGAGCAGTTCCGGGATTCCAACTGGAACTTCCTCAAAAATCATTCCAGCGACTCGGTTTGGCAGTTGAATATCCCAGGGCACGGTAGCGTCCGCCACTTTGATTATTCGCCCCAAAGCAATCATCTGGCAGCCGTTCTCCACCAGCGGGCCGGTGGAGTCTTCTCTCTCGACGGTAAGCAAGTCGGCGATTCGATTCCGGGATATGCGATTTACGGCGACATCGCTGGAAGTATGGACGGCGAGAAGATTGCCTTTCCCGTGTCAGAGAACGAGATCATCGTGCAAGAACTGCTTACGGGAAAGATTCTTCACCGTTGGCCCTGTCAGACGTATCAGTGGAGCAACGTATTGATGAGTCCCAATGGCCAGGTCACGTTGGCCACGATGAAGGGGCAACTGACGGCTTTTGAAACACATACGGGTAATCCGCTGTGGACCCGAAAATGGAATGGAGTTCTTCCGGACTTCAGCCTTGACTCCAAGCGTGTAGCGGTCGTCACTGAACGGAAAAATCTGGACTTTAAGATCGAGATCATTGAAATGTCGACAGGAGGCGTTTCAAAAACCTTTGAAGTGACCTCCGACAAACCGAGCCTTGCACAATTGCAGTTTACGCAAAATGGCTGGCTGTCGTGTTACGGTGACAACGAGCTGATCATTTTGAATGCGACATCAGGCGTGAAAATACGAGCTTTGCACTTTATGGGTGATGAGGTGCGACGGCTAAGTCCCAGTGGAGCTGTTGTTGCAACCAATAATGCTAACCGCATCCGCCTGTGGGATACCAAATCGGGGCGGTTGCTACGGTCACTTAATGGACTGATCCCCTTGCCATGGAAAGTCAAATTTAGCCCTGACGGAGCGATGCTACTTTCAGCCCGTGCGGCGGCGGATGGCGACGGCATCGTCGATTTTTGGTCGACTCGTCTCGAAGAAGAAGTTGCCGAAATAGCGACGGGCGATGTTCTCAACTCAGCCTCTCGTTTTTTTGATTGCAGAGTCGCGTTCGATCTTGATGGCAGTAGCGTTTACAAACTGCGTAACATTTTGGTCGAAGCTTGGCCAATTGGGGCCAAGCGACAAGAGTGGATCGCTCGTTCCAATGGAGAACTCTTTTCCGACATGGCGGTTCATCCCAACGACGGAACCGTCATGGTGAGCGAGAACATTAAGCCAACGTTCACACATTTATCGGTCACCGGCGAGGAACTACCACCTTTCGGAACGTCCAAGTCGTCGAGCGTGCAGTTCAATCGTGGTGGAGAATTTCTGCTCACCGTCAAGAGTGCGTTCGCGAAAGTTCGGCCTGGAAAGGGAGCCAGCCTCTTCGACTATGCAACAGGAGATGAGCTATGGAAGAACGACGATATCGATCGACCTTTCGCTGTTTTTTGTCTCAGCGATCGTGCTGTGGCGACTGCTGCCCTTGCCGGTGGGATCGACGTTTGGGACTGGAAGTTGAATGAGCGACTGTTTCAGATCGACGCGTCACAAACGGAGAGCATTAGTTGCTTGGCGGCCAGTCCTGACGGACGACTGCTGGCGACCGGCGGACTCGATCGCTGGATTCGCGTCTGGGATTTGTCGACGCGGACGCTGAAAACGGCCTTCCGTGCGCACTGGGATGCAGTCAGCTGTCTGGAGTTCAGTCTGGACGGACGCGAACTGCTCAGCGGTGGCACCGGGGGAATTGTCCGAATTCATGATGCCACTACGGGCGACGAGAAACTTGCCTTGTACGGTCTATCGACTTCAGTCGCTGATGTGGACTTCTCTCCCGACGGCACACAGATCGCTGCGATTGGCAAGGACGGACTTGTCAAAATATGGGATCGCGAGGTATCGAACTTGAATGCGACGCAACCGTTTCGACACCGAACCGCTTTATCAATGGACCGGTCCGATCATTGAGCTCACTCAAGGGGCGAAGTGGGCCACGCCCGAACCCGGCAAGCTCGGCTTTGGGCCCCAACCCGACGCGTGAGGCGTGTTGAAGGTAAAAAAAAACGACCCGAAACCAGCGAGTGACGAAAAGGGGAAGGGGGCAATAGTGTTCGGCACGAGATTTGCGCAGTGAATCTTGGCTCGTTTTGGCGCGCCAGTTTGGCACGTGTTCGATCAGATAAGACTATCACTTCAAATCCCTATGACCTCCCCGCCCCGACGTCGAAGCAAGCCTTCCGTCAAGGTCGATCCTGGTGCTGCACCGGCAAAGCCGCCGGACTTACCATCGCTGCAGGGAATGAAATACTTCGCGATGCTGCGACCGCTCCTCCAACGCTTGCACGATCACCAAACCGGGCGAGACAAAGCTGCCAATCGGACGCTGTTCTACGACCAGTACTGCATGCTGGTGATGCTGTATGTACTTAACCCCACCGTGTCGTCACTGCGGGCCCTGGCACAGGCCAGTGAACTGACCAAAGTCCAAGACAAACTGGGCAATCGAAAAGCCACCACCGGCTCGCTTTCCGAAGCTTCCGGTCTGTTCGATTCCAAAGAGCTATTGCCGATCATCGGGTCGCTCGCCGCCCAGGCACAACAGGGCACCATCGATCCCAAGATTGCCGAGTTCGCTCAGCAGCTCATCGCCGTGGACGGTTCGGTGGTCTCTGCGATGCCGTCGTTGATCACCGCCTCGGTGCTAAAACAAACCACCGGCAGCGGGATCGTTCAGTGGCGACTGCACACGCATTTCGAGGTTGCCACCGGAACTCCCCGAAGCGTTACCGTGACACCCAGCTGTGGCGGGGAAGATGGCGAGAAAGCGGTGATGGGACGATCCATCGAGTCCGACAAGCTGTACGTAATGGACCGCGGCTATGCCAAGTTTCGGTTGTTCAATGCGATCGTCAAACAACAAAGCAGCTATGTGTGTCGGCTTCGCGACAATTCGGTATATGACATCCTTGAGGATCGTCCGCTAACCCAGGGCGACCATCACGCCGGTGTCACTAGCGACCAAATCGTCCAGTTGGGCAAGACCAGCAAGAAGGCTGACCGCCCGGATCATTCCATTCGCTTGGTATGCGTGCGATGCACGCCGCACAAGAACCGCCGCGGCGGGAAGAAGATGGGCTCCACCGCCCCGGACAGCGACGGTGTGCTGCGGATCGCGACGAACTTGATGAACGTTCCGGCGGAGATCATCGCGTTGATTTACTTGCACCGCTGGACGATCGAGATCTTCTTTCGGTTCTACAAGCAGATGATGGGCGGCTCGCATCTGATCAGCCAAAGCCGCAATGGGATCGAGATCCAGGTTTACTGCAGCATCTTCGCTTGTTTGCTGATGAACCTCTGGACCGGAGGCAACCGGATCAGCAAGCGAACCTTTGAGATGATCCACTACTACTTCATCGGACTGGCGAGCGAGGCGGAGCTAATCTCACACATCGAAAAGGTGAAAGCGGCGGCCAAAGCGGCGGCTGAAAAAACGAGTCCTAGCTTCACGGGGAGTCTTCCACACAAGTCGGTCCGGGGGTTGATGCTGCGCCAATCGCGGTCGGTAGCAGAACTGGATCGCGGCGCAAACGCCGTCGCCGACTAGATACGGGCAGATGACACTCAAAGAGGGCAACCTCCCAAACGTTGTGCCGAACACTATTGCCCCCTTCCCCTTTTCTTTGCCTTTGCTCCGCTGGCGGTTGGCATTCGCGTTGGCGCGATACGGTAGTTTCCGGGGCTGCGATTTGCTAACGGTCACTTGGTCCGACGTGCTTTGGGACGAGGGTAGGATCCGCAACGACTCGCCAAAGAGCGGATAGCGTAAAAGGCCCCTCTTTTCTGAGCTGCTACCGCTACTTGACGCATCATTCGACGCGGAGTCGGAAGGGTTCGATGTCTGCCACGTTTCGTCGTAAACGCGAATCTTGGCACGCAGATGAACCGCATTATCGAGCGTGCAGGGCTAACGCCGTGGGAGAAAACATTCCAGAACCTTCGGGCATCACGGCGAACAGAGCTCGATGAGCGGTACCCCAGCCATGTTGCGGATGCTTGGATGGGGCACGACTGTGCCATGGCGAAGAAACACTATTCGTAAGTTACGCCCGTGCACTGGGAGATGGGCACGACTTTGATGATCTCAAACGACACCGCGATGGATGGCGGTGTCATCCATGCTCATCCACGGGATTTTACGCCAATCAGCCAACAAAAAAACA harbors:
- a CDS encoding WD40 repeat domain-containing serine/threonine-protein kinase, translating into MNHNADDANCDDANDDNPNSLADSDVLIGQIAEEFLAAGRTGDPPSLNDFVGSHPAVIANPAIEKSLRRMLETIRLLHGLGGESSMDEKHVESTSSPDAGWPEIEDYQLLRVAGRGGMGVVYEAIQVPLSRKVALKVLPAHTTGNPSAVARFQQEARAAAQLHHTNIVPVFEVGDDGKHCYYAMQFIEGHSLDAVIRQLRKIRDIDSSKSRHGLPEEVSEGLAINTNAMVNDNHLSLDAQLETTCYTTLLETPQTRPVLDGDDTVPIARGSSTLTVSGHSKPFFRNVARIGHQIADGLQHAHERGIVHRDIKPSNIILDPKGVAWITDFGLAKTDDVDLTRDGDVVGTLRYMSPERFGGTCDASSDIYSLGVTLYEMLALQSPFAAYDRFSLLSAIRDKHPAPLRSLNHRVPRDLQTIIDKAMEKEPRRRYRTAAAMASDLERFLDGRPIRARRVGSAERMWLWSKNNVGLASSIATIVVVLIVASLVSTVQAVRLSEANIRTTAEAGRAMRAEAVAIDERVMAQRALAKSQLEVAEKEFERGKFMEAKKIVDDTPEQFRDSNWNFLKNHSSDSVWQLNIPGHGSVRHFDYSPQSNHLAAVLHQRAGGVFSLDGKQVGDSIPGYAIYGDIAGSMDGEKIAFPVSENEIIVQELLTGKILHRWPCQTYQWSNVLMSPNGQVTLATMKGQLTAFETHTGNPLWTRKWNGVLPDFSLDSKRVAVVTERKNLDFKIEIIEMSTGGVSKTFEVTSDKPSLAQLQFTQNGWLSCYGDNELIILNATSGVKIRALHFMGDEVRRLSPSGAVVATNNANRIRLWDTKSGRLLRSLNGLIPLPWKVKFSPDGAMLLSARAAADGDGIVDFWSTRLEEEVAEIATGDVLNSASRFFDCRVAFDLDGSSVYKLRNILVEAWPIGAKRQEWIARSNGELFSDMAVHPNDGTVMVSENIKPTFTHLSVTGEELPPFGTSKSSSVQFNRGGEFLLTVKSAFAKVRPGKGASLFDYATGDELWKNDDIDRPFAVFCLSDRAVATAALAGGIDVWDWKLNERLFQIDASQTESISCLAASPDGRLLATGGLDRWIRVWDLSTRTLKTAFRAHWDAVSCLEFSLDGRELLSGGTGGIVRIHDATTGDEKLALYGLSTSVADVDFSPDGTQIAAIGKDGLVKIWDREVSNLNATQPFRHRTALSMDRSDH
- a CDS encoding WD40 repeat domain-containing serine/threonine protein kinase; this encodes MNRESNLSHDLDLLVDEIAEEFLVAVRAGERTSVDVFVSSHPKVLANPALGQPLRQMLETLNAVHGLGGESLPADAAATKAVIQQPADWPKFDDYQLLRVAGRGGMGVVYEATQLSLSRRVALKVLPDHTLNNPSAVARFQQEARSAAQLHHTNIVPVFEIGNDGGHCFYAMQFIEGYSLDEVISQVRERGEIDTAKLPEVSTKEMLGGSTTESEGTAPNSKSASLDFLVSTICSDMPFDAQQTPNISGKIDTVVRRPGSSSFSVSQHSKPYYRNVAHIGRQIADGLQHAHERGVIHRDIKPANVVLDAEGVAWITDFGLAKTDDSDLTRDGDVVGTLRYMSPERFAGTCGECSDIYSLGVTLYEMLSLQSPFAAHDRISLIAAIRDTQPPLLRSINHRVPSDLQTIVEKAMEKDPRRRYQTAVAMSDDLDRFLDGRPIRARRVGSVERLWLWSKNNVALAAAIAAIAAVLVVGSAVSTWQAVRATKAEKLATVEAARATQAEQVQATLREKSEANEQTAIAQADRATKAEAIAVQEKEATRQALAKSQLDLAEKEFERGKFIEAQKILDETPESFRDSNWRFQQSHSRDFNAQLSIPAVGLAYQMQLLPRGDRFAASFAYNRIGIFSVSGQQVGDWIPTTSPRVRFGIDRAGNRLAFARSPNEVVMTDLATGLDLHKWKLNIGKIGHVMLSPDGNIVLAAGGTKLTAYSTQTDSPLWTQPYKGVAPAFSPDGRTVAHLVANTDLDLKIELLDTLTGAVRGTLETTADNPEKTTLQFDQTGDRLACLGGDEVILWNTQTGKKIRGLHFPGETVKWLSPDGDSVATLSGARIRLWESTTGRLLRSFNGAVAEIREFFFSPDGKMLLSSQVLSNDAEVNIWPTRLEEGIASVQLIPNESKCRSIIFDHDASNFYASADRSAGAWQTRGDSQTWDFTTTREIQDLAVHPVDGSIVLSEWTKKTFTHLSPTGESLESFGFNHGASLRFNRNGDRLLVVQGAFHDSKGGWSFAVLEYPSGNILQDILFTKFSNEIEPHQPFSAFCLEDSAVATAARVGGIDVWDWQAGKLIRQIDAAQTGSIRCLASSTDGGRLASGGPDRWIRVWDAATGQLQTAFRAHWEGVSCLKFSPDGREILSGSDLGTVRIHDAASGEERLSLYGLTTPVIDVDFSPDGKLIAAITMDAVTKVWDRELSIRHARLPWKPKVNGPLVAIDADGWQELLAPLDPFEVATSGTLWKLEDSKLFSPVAQYAAIQMPANLSGTSYQVRVVLRQRDAKSVFHVVLPVADRMCGFELEGRPGIGIWSGLIQVKGQFGNRLPGAVEGKQVTDAQEHELEVTVRLDDANAIITATLDARPLYRWKGPQTDLSQHKSWAMTDPGFLALGSCRSLANEWVVSKVKVKRLDPAAAIRVGAEIDGAWTTVVAEVDSPQRGGRNADQVNADGPTHPSLARLVEQSASSANDSLLAIRVAALQVWFGLDADYSVTRQRMLNLASDTTDGQLAERVAKLSCIRPLSDASQREAVLALAHQAMKTGFKSTKMHWNRLALGMAEYRGGLYTESAATLAAVPSTMGANTWLADLIKDTASFYRAMSLFQGGNAKEAVALFTETEARMTHLPADERNPLANDANDVHLVHWLAYKEAKALLAEASIDEEQNPSEAPDEP